gctattaacatatgtgcaagattCCATCGAAATagattaagatttggatatagctcccaaatatatgtatcgcccgatttgcaaacTTATATGGCCATAGTagacacaattttcaaccgatctgcacaaaatttggcacggacagttttgtttttaattctaacatatctgcgagatttcaccaaaatcggttcagattgggatatagctcccatttatatgtatcgcccgatttgcacttaaatggccgtagttactacaattttcaaccaatctacacaaaacttggcacggattgttttgatactgatcttaacatatctgcagaatttcatcaaaatcggtttagatttggatatagctcccatatatatgtatcgcccgattttcacttcgaaggccgtagtaactacaattttcgactgatcagcacaaaatttggcacggacagttttgtttttgttcctaacatatctgcgagatttcaccaaaaccggttcagatttcgatatagcttccatatatatgtatcgccagatttgcaccTATATGGTCGTAATAACAACAATATTCAAACGACCAGTTCGAAAAAAGTTGGTGGAGagttaggtatagctctcatatacatattgtcctaatttataattgtagggtaggtgtagggtattatatagtcggctccggccccgactttagcctttccttattggttttctCCTGCTGTTAACAAATTATTCTTTCTTTTTACTTCAATCTCTCCctaggaagatgatgagaaaaTGGACATCATGCGCAAAGCATTCCAAATGTTTGATACACAAAAGTCAGGTTTCATTGAAACCTTACGCCTAAAGACCATTCTCAATAGCATGGGTCAAATGTTCGAGGAGAGTGAGCTGCAGGAGTTAATCGATGAGAATGATCCCGAAAATACGGGCAAAGTAAATTTTGATGGCTTCTGTAGCATTGCTGCCCATTTCCTGGAGGAAGAAGATGCCGAGGCCATACAAAAGGAATTGAAAGAAGCCTTTCGTCTTTATGATCGTGAGGGCAATGGCTACATTACCACTTCGACCCTAAAGGAAATCTTAGCTGCCTTAGATGATAAGCTATCGTCCAATGATTTGGATGGCATCATTGCAGAAATCGACACAGATGGTTCAGGAACTGTTGATTTCGATGGTATGTAGTACTGTATGGTGCAGAGAAGCAATTGTATAGTAATTGCCCGTTGAAGATTTATGTGAATATCTGAATGTATTGTATTGTTTTAATTACGTATTTGCTTGTTTCTGGTCTTTCTTTTTCCTCCCCGCAGAGTTTATGGAAATGATGACTGGTGATTAAAGAATTTTCACAAAAtgagaaaaaaccaaaatagtAGCCAACCAAAAAACCGAAAATGCAAAACCCACCATTCTCCTTGAAATGAAAGAACAGACAGCCACGAACAATAATAATGATgtgtaaatttgtgtacaaataagaataaataaaataaattattttaattgctCCATTATAAAGGagattgtgtaaaatttattgCTAAAATCCGGCATAAAAAATGTTGCGCATAAAAAACGGGTgaataaacattaaaatttttttttataaaatcctACACAACATAGAATTTTACTATACATCTACAAATTGAAGATAAGAtagagaacattttttaaaactgccaaaagaaaaaaacaaataaaaaatatattaaagttGGGCGGGACGATTCTTATACCTCAACCATGGACATGGGGTAATTCAACTTTTAAGGGCTTAACAAATTAGGTTGAGAATCGATGTGGTGTTAcagcattttttcgaatttgaaaatcaaaaataataacTGGATTTGATATTCGAAGAGAAATATTAATGTGAATTgcatttcttaaaaattgtacttaaatttagttttgaatttttggagcaaAGTCAAACTATGCTCAAATTAGCATAATTGAAATTGCTACAACTTACTTAgaatatcaagcggagatcctggcaattgaagaagtggtggaatggctgagatataatgtcatacgacgattggcataaatatcttctcagacagccaggcagccattaaatccctggagaatgtatttctgaagacaaaaaccgccctcgactgtagcagatctctcaacgaaatggctgaacagttcaaaaataacctgttctgggtgtcgggcccctgagatatcccagggaattgtaaaccaGGAActtccctacacattccagggatactggaatctatgggtatgcctctagcgacatgtatgcttagttttcaggaccaggcccgaaggacaacgaatgatagatggccacaaaaaggggtctgtgagcattccaaaactatgtggcctaatctagaataaaagaggtctaccactttgctgtctctggcaagaacagacatctcagtcattgtgtccgtcataacaggtcactgtctaattggaaaacatgatACATTGAAGGTTGTCAGTAACGACTTTAGCAGAAgcagtgaggacatcgaagaagtagaaattatagaacatcttctgtgtatgtgt
The Stomoxys calcitrans chromosome 3, idStoCalc2.1, whole genome shotgun sequence genome window above contains:
- the LOC106089630 gene encoding troponin C, with translation MEDDEKMDIMRKAFQMFDTQKSGFIETLRLKTILNSMGQMFEESELQELIDENDPENTGKVNFDGFCSIAAHFLEEEDAEAIQKELKEAFRLYDREGNGYITTSTLKEILAALDDKLSSNDLDGIIAEIDTDGSGTVDFDEFMEMMTGD